The Pseudomonas asiatica genome has a segment encoding these proteins:
- a CDS encoding monovalent cation:proton antiporter-2 (CPA2) family protein, whose amino-acid sequence MPHEGSLLQTAVIFLLAAVLAVPLAKRLHLGAVLGYLLAGVIIGPQALGLIRDTESVAHISELGVVLLLFIIGLELSPKRLWLMRKSVFGVGTAQVLLTGALIGAIALFGFSQTLPAAIVLGLGLALSSTALGLQSLAESKQLNAPHGRLAFAILLFQDIAAIPLIALVPLLAASGPDTSHGDSLEHGLKVFASIAVVIVGGRYLLRPVFRTVARTGLPEVSTATALLVVIGTAWLMEEAGISMALGAFLAGLLLADSEYRHELESQIEPFKGLLLGLFFISVGMGANLRLLIEMPLVVLGLTLLLVAVKLVLLIGVGRLAGGLNSASALRLGMVLAAGGEFAFVVFKLGKDQGLFDTQTYDLLLMTITLSMAITPLLMIGCAHALKRPQPVREVPEHYKQIQADTPRVVIVGMGRMGQIVARILRAQKIPFIALETSVDTIEMTRMFEQVPVFYGDPLRPEVLHAAKVGEAEYFIITIDDPEAAIHTAERVKRLYPHLKVLARARNRQHVHKLADVGAEPIRETFYSSLEMTRRALVGLGLSEAQAADRIARFTQHDEEVLVAQGQVRDDRAKVMQTAKEARAELERLFDSDAD is encoded by the coding sequence ATGCCACACGAAGGCAGCCTTCTGCAAACCGCGGTGATCTTCCTGCTCGCCGCTGTCCTCGCCGTCCCCCTGGCCAAGCGCCTGCACCTGGGGGCCGTGCTCGGTTACCTGCTCGCCGGCGTGATCATCGGCCCGCAGGCGCTGGGCCTGATCCGCGATACCGAAAGCGTGGCGCACATTTCCGAGCTGGGCGTGGTCCTGCTGCTGTTCATCATCGGCCTCGAGCTTTCGCCCAAGCGCCTGTGGCTGATGCGCAAGTCCGTATTCGGCGTCGGCACCGCCCAGGTGCTGCTGACCGGTGCGCTGATCGGCGCCATCGCCCTGTTCGGCTTCAGCCAGACGCTACCGGCGGCCATCGTGCTCGGCCTGGGCCTGGCGCTGTCGTCCACCGCCCTTGGCCTGCAGAGCCTGGCCGAAAGCAAGCAGCTCAACGCCCCGCACGGCCGCCTGGCGTTCGCCATCCTGCTGTTCCAGGACATCGCCGCCATCCCACTGATCGCATTGGTTCCACTGCTGGCCGCCAGTGGCCCGGACACCAGCCACGGCGACAGCCTGGAGCATGGCCTGAAGGTATTCGCCAGCATCGCCGTGGTCATCGTCGGTGGCCGCTACCTGCTGCGCCCGGTGTTCCGCACCGTGGCCCGCACCGGCCTGCCGGAAGTGTCCACCGCCACCGCGCTGCTGGTTGTGATCGGCACGGCCTGGCTGATGGAAGAAGCCGGCATTTCCATGGCCCTGGGTGCCTTCCTCGCCGGCCTGCTGCTGGCCGACTCGGAATACCGCCACGAGCTGGAATCGCAGATCGAACCGTTCAAGGGCCTGCTGCTGGGGCTGTTCTTCATCAGCGTCGGCATGGGCGCCAACCTGCGCCTGCTGATTGAAATGCCTTTGGTGGTGCTGGGCCTGACCCTGCTGCTGGTGGCCGTGAAGCTGGTACTGCTGATCGGCGTCGGGCGCCTGGCCGGTGGCCTGAACAGCGCCAGCGCCCTGCGCCTGGGCATGGTGCTGGCTGCCGGTGGCGAATTTGCCTTCGTGGTGTTCAAGCTGGGCAAGGACCAAGGCTTGTTCGACACCCAGACCTACGACCTGCTGCTGATGACCATCACCCTGTCGATGGCCATTACCCCGCTGCTGATGATTGGCTGCGCCCACGCCCTCAAGCGCCCGCAACCTGTGCGTGAGGTGCCGGAGCATTACAAGCAGATCCAGGCTGACACGCCACGGGTGGTGATCGTCGGCATGGGCCGCATGGGCCAGATCGTCGCGCGCATCCTGCGGGCACAGAAGATTCCGTTCATTGCCCTGGAAACCTCGGTGGACACCATCGAGATGACCCGTATGTTCGAACAGGTACCCGTGTTCTACGGCGACCCGCTGCGCCCCGAGGTGCTGCATGCCGCCAAGGTGGGCGAGGCGGAATACTTCATCATCACCATCGATGACCCGGAAGCTGCCATTCACACGGCGGAACGGGTGAAACGCCTGTACCCGCACCTGAAAGTGCTGGCCCGCGCGCGTAACCGCCAGCATGTGCACAAGTTGGCGGATGTCGGCGCCGAGCCGATTCGCGAGACGTTCTACTCCAGCCTGGAGATGACCCGCCGGGCATTGGTGGGGTTGGGGTTGAGCGAGGCGCAGGCGGCGGACCGGATTGCGCGGTTTACCCAGCATGACGAAGAGGTGCTGGTGGCCCAGGGGCAGGTGCGTGATGACCGGGCCAAGGTGATGCAGACGGCCAAGGAGGCCCGGGCGGAGTTGGAGCGGTTGTTTGATTCGGATGCGGATTGA
- a CDS encoding IS3 family transposase (programmed frameshift), whose product MGKYTEQFKLTAITAYLEGSRGFRKVAQHFGIDFSLLRRWVAGYQVDASLSPRSHGRRYTEEFKRRVLKYMLEHRLSLRQTAAHFDLGQSSQIGIWLRQHYSGSPVATLAKQRKSAVPKKIKPIKPTDTNDAEKSREQLLSELEYLRMENDVLKELKGSARGEGANTDEKALIVCKFRHKYPLPDLLQMVGLARSTFYYQVKCQQKPDRHASLKELVQRVYHEEKGLYGYRRIALAIRNQGTLVNKKVIERLMAELGLQSVVRPKKYRSYRGIVGKVAMNLLERNFVAQRPNQKWVTDVTEFKVAQQKLYLSPVMDLYNGEIIAYETACRPTYGLVGNMLEKALDGLGEKPKLVIHSDQGWHYQQPQYRHKLAAHGVKQSMSRKGNCLDNAAMESFFGTLKSEFFYLKRFESVEQLKAGLEEYIHYYNHDRIRLKLNGLSPVSYRTQATG is encoded by the exons ATGGGTAAATACACAGAGCAGTTCAAGCTCACGGCTATCACCGCTTACCTAGAGGGCAGCCGGGGCTTTCGCAAGGTGGCACAACACTTTGGCATCGATTTCAGCCTGCTTCGGCGCTGGGTTGCTGGCTACCAAGTCGATGCCAGCCTCAGCCCTCGCTCGCATGGTCGCCGCTACACCGAGGAATTCAAGCGGCGGGTGCTCAAGTACATGCTTGAGCATCGCCTGTCCCTGCGCCAAACAGCGGCGCACTTTGACCTTGGACAGTCCTCACAGATAGGCATTTGGCTGCGGCAGCACTACAGTGGCAGTCCTGTAGCCACTCTCGCCAAACAAAGAAAATCAGCCGTGCCGAAGAAAATTAAGCCCATCAAGCCGACAGACACCAATGACGCAGAGAAATCTCGTGAGCAGTTGTTGAGCGAGCTCGAGTATCTGCGCATGGAGAATGATGTCCTAAAGGAGTTAAAGG GCTCTGCGAGAGGAGAAGGAGCGAACACGGACGAAAAAGCCCTGATCGTCTGCAAATTCAGACATAAATATCCGCTGCCCGACCTCTTGCAGATGGTGGGGTTGGCACGCAGTACCTTTTATTACCAGGTCAAGTGCCAGCAAAAGCCGGACAGGCACGCCTCGCTCAAGGAGTTGGTGCAGCGTGTCTATCACGAGGAGAAAGGGCTGTATGGCTACCGCCGCATTGCCCTTGCCATCAGGAATCAGGGGACCTTGGTCAACAAGAAGGTCATTGAACGGTTGATGGCTGAGCTTGGTTTGCAGTCCGTTGTACGCCCGAAGAAGTATCGATCCTATCGCGGCATTGTCGGCAAGGTGGCAATGAATTTGCTGGAGCGTAATTTCGTCGCGCAACGCCCCAACCAGAAGTGGGTGACCGATGTCACTGAGTTCAAAGTGGCCCAACAAAAGCTCTACCTGTCGCCCGTGATGGACTTGTACAACGGTGAGATCATCGCCTATGAAACAGCTTGCCGGCCTACCTATGGCTTGGTCGGGAACATGCTGGAAAAGGCGCTCGATGGGTTGGGTGAAAAGCCCAAGCTAGTGATCCACTCAGACCAGGGATGGCATTACCAGCAGCCCCAATACCGCCATAAGCTCGCAGCGCACGGTGTGAAGCAGAGCATGTCTCGCAAGGGTAATTGTCTGGATAATGCAGCGATGGAAAGCTTCTTCGGCACACTGAAGTCAGAGTTCTTCTACCTGAAGCGCTTTGAAAGCGTCGAACAGCTGAAGGCGGGCCTGGAGGAGTACATCCATTACTACAACCATGACCGCATCAGGCTGAAACTCAATGGCCTGAGCCCTGTCAGCTACAGGACTCAGGCCACGGGCTAA
- the ycaC gene encoding isochorismate family cysteine hydrolase YcaC, with translation MSQPDYKRLNKDDAVVLLVDHQTGLISLVQDFSPNEFKNNVLALGDLAKFFGLPTILTTSFEQGPNGPLVPELKEMFPDAPYIARPGQINAWDNEDFVKAIKATGRKQLIIAGVVTDVCVAFPTLSALAEGFEVFVVTDASGTFNETVQQAAWVRMTQAGAQMMNWFSVACELHRDWRNDIEGLGNLLSQRIPNYRNLMNSYAALSAR, from the coding sequence ATGAGCCAACCCGATTACAAGCGCCTGAACAAAGACGACGCCGTGGTGCTGCTGGTCGACCACCAGACCGGCCTGATTTCGCTGGTGCAGGACTTCTCGCCCAACGAGTTCAAGAACAACGTGCTGGCCCTGGGCGACCTGGCCAAGTTCTTCGGCCTGCCGACCATCCTCACCACCAGCTTCGAGCAAGGCCCGAACGGCCCGCTGGTGCCCGAGCTGAAAGAGATGTTCCCGGATGCGCCGTACATTGCCCGCCCTGGCCAGATCAACGCCTGGGACAACGAAGACTTCGTCAAGGCGATCAAGGCCACTGGCCGCAAGCAGCTGATCATCGCTGGCGTGGTGACCGATGTGTGCGTGGCGTTCCCGACCCTGTCGGCGCTGGCGGAAGGTTTTGAAGTGTTCGTGGTGACCGATGCTTCGGGCACCTTCAACGAAACCGTGCAGCAGGCGGCCTGGGTGCGCATGACCCAGGCGGGTGCGCAGATGATGAACTGGTTCTCGGTGGCCTGTGAGCTGCACCGCGACTGGCGCAATGACATCGAAGGGCTGGGTAACCTGCTGTCGCAGCGCATTCCCAACTACCGCAACCTGATGAACAGCTATGCGGCCCTGAGCGCCCGTTGA
- a CDS encoding helix-turn-helix domain-containing protein translates to MHPGTPQAPLQTPGALTPARLRRAKELMLHSPLSIIEIAGLCNLTRSHFSRAFKVNTGLSPQAWRLLARMEKAKRLLATEAPITHVSLECGFCDQAHFTRAFSRLVGQPPKAWRQAQAHP, encoded by the coding sequence ATGCACCCCGGGACGCCCCAAGCGCCGCTGCAAACCCCCGGCGCACTGACGCCGGCGCGCTTGCGCCGGGCCAAGGAACTGATGTTGCACAGCCCGTTGTCGATCATCGAAATCGCCGGGTTATGCAACCTCACCCGCAGCCACTTCTCGCGTGCGTTCAAGGTCAACACCGGCCTCTCGCCCCAGGCGTGGCGCCTGCTGGCACGCATGGAAAAGGCCAAGCGTCTGCTCGCCACCGAGGCGCCGATCACCCACGTGAGCCTGGAATGCGGCTTCTGCGACCAGGCCCATTTCACCCGCGCCTTCAGCCGCCTGGTCGGCCAGCCACCCAAGGCGTGGCGCCAGGCGCAGGCCCATCCTTAA
- a CDS encoding GlxA family transcriptional regulator, producing the protein MQEKPAHRTVAMVLFNDVLLLDVTGPMDAFAIANRFLPAERQYRLLTLAEGQAAVRGSCGLKVMADLRLEDLPEAVDLLLVPGGPGAYDVALPGIERWLPQAVRRAKRFGAICTGVFLLGRAGLLDGYRCTTHWNYVERLAQAFPEAKVETEQIYVIDRCLITSGGITAGIDLALAVVAEDHGKALALEVAKVLLVARHRQGGQTPYGPLLAAVPRDDSPIARVQAYIVDHIEQAFTVQKMADLVAMSGRNFARTFQREVGITPLQYLQNARIDRARKLLEDTDLPLKVVAAQCGFGSDRHLRKVFCERIGMTPAQYRAQFGGS; encoded by the coding sequence ATGCAGGAAAAACCCGCCCACCGCACCGTGGCCATGGTGTTGTTCAATGATGTGTTGTTGCTGGATGTCACCGGTCCCATGGATGCCTTCGCCATAGCCAACCGGTTCTTGCCTGCAGAGCGGCAATACCGGTTGCTGACCCTGGCCGAGGGGCAAGCGGCGGTGCGCGGCTCATGCGGGCTGAAAGTGATGGCCGACCTGCGTCTGGAGGACTTGCCGGAAGCCGTCGACCTGTTGCTGGTGCCAGGCGGCCCGGGCGCCTATGACGTCGCCCTGCCAGGCATCGAGCGCTGGCTGCCCCAGGCCGTGCGCCGGGCCAAACGCTTTGGTGCAATATGCACCGGGGTATTCCTTCTGGGCCGGGCCGGGCTGCTGGACGGCTATCGCTGTACCACCCACTGGAACTACGTGGAGCGCCTGGCACAAGCGTTCCCCGAGGCGAAGGTCGAGACAGAGCAGATCTACGTGATCGACCGTTGCCTGATTACCTCAGGCGGCATCACCGCTGGCATCGACCTGGCACTGGCGGTGGTGGCCGAAGACCACGGCAAGGCGCTGGCCCTGGAAGTGGCCAAGGTGCTGCTGGTCGCCCGCCATCGCCAGGGTGGGCAAACGCCTTACGGGCCACTGCTGGCGGCTGTGCCGCGGGATGATTCGCCGATTGCACGGGTGCAGGCGTATATCGTCGACCATATCGAGCAAGCCTTCACCGTGCAGAAGATGGCCGACCTGGTGGCCATGAGCGGGCGCAACTTCGCCCGCACCTTTCAACGCGAGGTGGGCATCACGCCGCTGCAATACTTGCAGAACGCACGCATCGACCGCGCGCGCAAGCTGCTGGAAGACACCGACCTGCCGTTGAAGGTAGTGGCGGCGCAGTGCGGGTTTGGCAGTGACCGGCATTTGCGCAAGGTGTTCTGCGAGCGGATTGGCATGACGCCGGCGCAGTATCGGGCGCAGTTTGGTGGCAGTTGA
- the ycaC gene encoding isochorismate family cysteine hydrolase YcaC — MSKFTYNRLNKDDAAVLLVDHQAGLLSLVRDIEPDKFKNNVLALADLAKFFNLPTILTTSFEQGPNGPLVPELKALFPDAPYIARPGQINAWDNEDFVKAVKATGKKQLIIAGVVTEVCVAFPALSALEEEFEVFVVTDASGTFNEMTRDAAHDRMSRAGAQMMTWFGVACELHRDWRNDIEGLAALCSNHIPDYRNLITSYNALTAGK; from the coding sequence ATGAGCAAATTCACCTACAACCGCCTGAACAAAGACGACGCCGCTGTCCTGCTGGTCGACCACCAGGCTGGCCTGCTGTCCCTGGTCCGTGACATCGAGCCGGACAAGTTCAAGAACAACGTGCTGGCCTTGGCCGACCTGGCCAAGTTCTTCAACCTGCCGACCATTCTCACCACCAGCTTCGAACAAGGCCCCAACGGCCCGCTGGTACCAGAGCTGAAAGCCCTGTTCCCGGACGCCCCCTACATCGCCCGCCCAGGCCAGATCAACGCCTGGGACAACGAAGACTTCGTCAAGGCGGTGAAGGCCACGGGCAAGAAGCAGCTGATCATCGCCGGAGTGGTGACTGAGGTCTGTGTAGCGTTCCCGGCGCTGTCGGCCCTGGAAGAGGAGTTCGAAGTGTTCGTGGTGACTGATGCTTCCGGCACCTTCAACGAAATGACCCGCGATGCTGCCCATGACCGCATGAGCCGCGCAGGCGCGCAAATGATGACCTGGTTCGGCGTGGCCTGTGAGCTGCACCGCGACTGGCGCAACGACATCGAAGGGCTGGCGGCGCTCTGCTCCAACCACATTCCGGATTATCGCAACCTGATTACCAGCTACAACGCGCTGACTGCGGGTAAGTAA
- a CDS encoding trifunctional serine/threonine-protein kinase/ATP-binding protein/sensor histidine kinase, translating to MLDERLAHRPIDYDQTVDEGWLNRCDISALGQEGELSYFRLRDPATHQAWIAVRAPREAPAACQRLERDYRLQLDPQWAVIPSAFVRSAEGPLLVYPAGRSIADLIAEGPAALTPFLEIAVNAATALAQAHERNVLHGALQPEHVCLHSNQRVRLGCFRADPAELISEHGTALGNWAYLAPEQVCPHGSSSDRRTDIYALGAILYQLLLGELPLAGRDTQHWRQLHAGVQPRAACEVDSNVPQPLSRILAKALAKEPDARYQSARALSVDLAHCQRQWAASKSMEAFEPGCADPVTPDRARLYGRCAEQKAIALLLKALRRDSKPQALFINGATGMGKSSLVEAALKANAQGYWATGKCSGVAQAVPYAPWVEILGALTTQLLAQNSQDLDTLRREILRRIKGHGRLLGKLAPDLQLVLGPLPELPAKPTRLALQKELRAIVEFLQVFSRPGQPLVLFFDDLQWVDDASQQLLAQLLAHAPGNLLLIFARRNDAPASSTPLALPAAVRSTTLNLRPLAVGAVTELIGERYHVGPEDALQVAELVHDKTAGNPFFINQILRALVEDQLFTFDTQAMRWSWCLKAVARHRYSDNVADLMIHRLARLPEPQRDLLRVASAAGSRCDERLLQQVLSQVPGEPLKALIGAGFLQSGQNGLGFAHERVMEAAYALTPARERAQLHANIALAMRQAWPGRLHEALFELANQLQRASPCGFAADDCEAFLQLLREAAARARDGGAFEQTAGYLHTAEQLLHHGATLESRATHGFAIACMATECDMQLSRMIAAEARITECRQRARSALDQARVCRLQALLYTLRGDYQAAIDSAISGLDLLGISPVRGVDWQQVEASHAHVQALVEQKGRHCLESLQRTDSEEVTVAISLLATLSSSFFVKDDICFLHLAKLMELSLVHGVAPGSTYGMAWYGVMIAERFGAYHDGHACCLAALKLIERHGFDADLTSALLALDQVSAWTSPMEFARRTALDAVDSGRVSGDLAMSCYACNHLVSDSLFMGRYLPDVVEELAQGLATVRRYGYRDIEQILQAQQAFVGKLSGTPCPASATASKSPTTRFFQYLMAGMCDFYLGNIPQAMRNLALAGDNTWAVPAHINLADYHLFRGLALGSPEAIGSLADKLRELHALRERFGRWAGFNPATFRNKLLLIEGVIAKLEGDGLAAIRCFDQAQIAATAAGFIHEQALAHEQLAEVCIPSGLISGANLHLRIARDCFHIWGATGKVHQLEALHPFLRTQPIQESHRATHQAKLDLEAGIEAARALSEEVLLEGLIETLMGQLTQHSGADHGALLIVSGAEFQMAALAYIDDAGLHVSMDDCQKFMTQAPLSIINATMRTKKPLVLNDAQSDCPEAFRQQLQARKARSVLCLPLVIQGVLIGLVYLENRLVPNLFGSQRLAMLEILASQAAVSLQTAKFYTRLAEDNQTRAQMEAELRRSRAELARTAHLQVMNELSASIAHEISQPLLGIASNAAASLRWLKRAKPDLEEAIAGLEDIRNDSERAANIVRALRSLAKQSPMQLKVLKLDELIREVVRLTSADAAKGTVDVQMRLQAGVSVMADPVQLQQLVFNLITNGLEALAGYRSDGVLRIASAVVGDGVEICVDDNGPGIATDERERVFDAFHTTKIGGMGMGLAICNSVVQAHGGQLQALVSELGGCRIRFTLPVNPS from the coding sequence ATGCTCGATGAACGCCTTGCCCACAGGCCCATCGATTACGACCAGACCGTCGACGAGGGCTGGCTGAACCGGTGCGACATCAGCGCGCTGGGCCAGGAAGGTGAGCTCAGCTACTTCCGCCTGCGCGACCCTGCCACCCACCAGGCCTGGATCGCCGTGCGCGCCCCGCGCGAGGCCCCCGCCGCCTGCCAGCGCCTGGAACGTGACTACCGCCTGCAACTCGACCCGCAGTGGGCGGTGATCCCCTCGGCGTTCGTACGTTCGGCCGAAGGCCCGCTACTGGTGTACCCGGCCGGCCGCTCAATCGCCGACCTTATCGCAGAAGGCCCAGCAGCCCTGACGCCGTTTCTCGAGATTGCGGTAAACGCGGCCACTGCCTTGGCCCAGGCCCACGAACGCAACGTGCTGCACGGCGCGCTGCAGCCCGAACATGTGTGCCTGCACTCCAACCAGCGAGTGCGGCTGGGCTGCTTTCGCGCCGACCCGGCGGAGCTGATCAGTGAACATGGCACCGCGCTCGGCAACTGGGCGTACCTGGCGCCGGAACAGGTCTGCCCACATGGCAGCAGCAGCGACCGACGCACCGACATCTATGCCCTTGGCGCGATCCTCTATCAGCTACTGCTGGGCGAATTGCCGCTGGCCGGACGCGACACCCAGCACTGGCGCCAGCTGCATGCCGGCGTGCAGCCACGAGCGGCCTGCGAAGTGGACAGCAATGTGCCGCAACCTCTCAGCCGGATCCTGGCCAAGGCTTTGGCCAAAGAGCCGGACGCCCGCTACCAGAGTGCCCGCGCCCTGTCGGTGGACCTGGCCCATTGCCAGCGGCAGTGGGCCGCCAGCAAGTCCATGGAGGCCTTCGAACCAGGCTGTGCCGACCCGGTCACGCCCGACCGCGCACGCCTGTATGGCCGCTGCGCCGAGCAGAAGGCCATCGCCCTGCTGCTCAAGGCCCTGCGCCGTGACAGCAAGCCACAGGCCCTGTTCATCAATGGGGCTACCGGCATGGGCAAGTCGAGCCTGGTCGAGGCAGCACTCAAGGCCAACGCCCAGGGCTACTGGGCCACCGGCAAGTGCAGCGGCGTTGCCCAGGCCGTGCCCTACGCGCCCTGGGTCGAAATTCTCGGCGCGCTGACCACCCAGTTGCTGGCCCAGAACAGCCAGGACCTCGACACTCTGCGCCGCGAGATCCTGCGCCGCATCAAGGGCCACGGCCGGCTGCTCGGCAAGCTGGCGCCAGACCTGCAACTGGTCCTCGGCCCCCTGCCCGAATTGCCGGCCAAGCCCACGCGCCTGGCGCTGCAGAAGGAGCTGCGGGCGATCGTCGAATTCCTGCAGGTGTTCAGCCGCCCCGGCCAGCCGCTGGTGCTGTTCTTCGATGACCTGCAGTGGGTCGACGACGCCAGCCAGCAACTGCTGGCGCAACTGCTGGCTCACGCGCCCGGCAACCTGTTGCTGATCTTCGCCCGGCGCAATGATGCGCCAGCCAGCAGTACCCCCCTTGCCTTGCCCGCAGCGGTGCGCAGCACCACGCTGAACCTGCGGCCCCTGGCGGTGGGCGCGGTGACCGAGCTGATCGGCGAGCGCTACCATGTCGGCCCCGAGGATGCATTGCAGGTGGCCGAACTGGTGCACGACAAGACGGCGGGCAACCCGTTCTTCATCAATCAGATTCTCCGGGCCCTGGTCGAGGACCAGCTGTTCACCTTCGACACCCAGGCCATGCGCTGGTCATGGTGCCTGAAGGCCGTGGCCCGCCACCGCTATTCCGACAATGTCGCCGACCTGATGATCCACCGCCTGGCGCGCCTGCCAGAGCCGCAGCGCGACCTGCTGCGAGTGGCCAGCGCTGCGGGCAGCCGCTGCGATGAACGCCTGCTTCAGCAGGTGCTCTCTCAAGTGCCCGGCGAACCGTTGAAAGCCTTGATTGGCGCGGGTTTCCTGCAATCGGGCCAGAACGGCCTGGGCTTCGCCCACGAGCGGGTGATGGAAGCCGCGTACGCTCTCACGCCCGCGCGCGAGCGTGCCCAGCTGCATGCAAATATCGCCCTGGCCATGCGCCAGGCCTGGCCGGGGCGTCTGCACGAGGCACTGTTCGAGCTTGCCAACCAGCTGCAACGCGCCAGCCCATGCGGGTTTGCAGCGGATGACTGCGAAGCGTTCCTGCAGCTTTTACGCGAAGCCGCAGCACGAGCACGCGACGGCGGCGCTTTCGAACAGACAGCTGGCTACCTGCACACGGCCGAGCAGTTGCTGCACCACGGCGCAACGCTGGAAAGCCGCGCCACGCATGGCTTTGCCATCGCCTGCATGGCGACCGAGTGCGACATGCAACTGTCGCGAATGATCGCGGCCGAGGCCCGCATCACTGAATGCCGCCAGCGCGCTCGCTCGGCGTTGGACCAGGCGCGGGTGTGCCGCCTGCAGGCGCTGCTGTACACCTTGCGCGGCGACTATCAGGCGGCCATCGACAGCGCCATATCCGGCCTGGACTTGCTAGGTATAAGCCCGGTGCGGGGTGTCGACTGGCAACAGGTCGAGGCCAGTCATGCCCATGTACAGGCCTTGGTCGAACAGAAAGGCCGCCACTGCCTGGAGTCGCTGCAGCGCACCGATTCGGAGGAAGTGACGGTTGCCATCAGCCTGCTGGCCACCCTGTCGTCATCGTTTTTCGTAAAGGACGACATCTGCTTCCTGCACCTGGCCAAACTCATGGAGCTGTCGCTGGTGCACGGCGTCGCCCCGGGCAGCACCTACGGCATGGCTTGGTACGGAGTGATGATTGCCGAGCGCTTCGGCGCCTACCATGATGGCCATGCTTGCTGCCTGGCTGCGCTCAAATTGATAGAGCGGCACGGTTTCGACGCTGACTTGACCAGCGCGCTGCTGGCCCTGGACCAGGTCAGCGCCTGGACCTCGCCCATGGAGTTCGCCCGCCGTACTGCGCTGGATGCGGTCGACTCAGGGCGCGTGAGCGGTGACCTGGCGATGAGCTGCTATGCCTGCAACCACCTGGTTTCCGATTCGCTGTTCATGGGCCGCTACCTGCCGGACGTGGTGGAGGAACTGGCGCAAGGCCTGGCCACCGTGCGTCGCTACGGTTACCGCGACATCGAGCAGATCCTGCAGGCCCAGCAAGCGTTCGTCGGCAAATTGAGCGGCACGCCCTGCCCGGCCTCGGCCACAGCCTCGAAATCGCCTACCACGCGGTTCTTCCAGTACCTGATGGCCGGCATGTGCGATTTCTACCTGGGCAACATTCCGCAGGCCATGCGCAACCTGGCACTGGCCGGCGACAACACCTGGGCGGTACCGGCGCACATCAACCTGGCCGACTATCACCTGTTCCGCGGCCTGGCCCTTGGCAGCCCCGAGGCCATTGGCAGCCTTGCCGACAAGCTGCGCGAGCTACACGCCCTGCGGGAGCGCTTCGGCCGCTGGGCCGGCTTCAACCCGGCCACCTTCCGCAACAAGCTGTTGCTGATCGAAGGCGTGATCGCCAAACTCGAAGGCGACGGCCTGGCCGCCATCCGCTGCTTCGACCAGGCACAGATCGCCGCCACCGCCGCCGGTTTCATCCACGAGCAGGCGCTGGCCCACGAACAGCTGGCCGAGGTATGCATCCCCAGCGGCCTGATCTCCGGCGCCAACCTGCACCTGCGCATCGCCCGCGACTGTTTCCATATCTGGGGCGCGACCGGCAAGGTGCACCAGCTGGAGGCTTTGCACCCGTTCCTGCGCACCCAGCCGATCCAGGAAAGCCACCGCGCCACCCACCAGGCCAAGCTCGACCTGGAAGCCGGCATCGAGGCAGCCCGGGCGCTGTCCGAGGAAGTGCTGCTCGAGGGCCTGATCGAAACCCTGATGGGCCAGCTGACCCAGCATTCCGGCGCCGACCACGGTGCGCTGCTGATCGTCAGCGGTGCCGAATTCCAGATGGCGGCCCTCGCCTACATCGACGACGCCGGGCTGCACGTGAGCATGGACGACTGCCAGAAGTTCATGACCCAGGCGCCGCTGTCGATCATCAACGCCACCATGCGCACCAAGAAGCCCCTGGTGCTCAACGATGCCCAGAGCGATTGCCCCGAGGCCTTCCGCCAGCAGTTGCAGGCGCGAAAGGCCCGTTCGGTGCTGTGCCTGCCGCTGGTGATCCAGGGCGTGCTTATCGGCCTGGTGTACCTGGAAAACCGCCTGGTACCGAACCTGTTCGGCAGCCAGCGCCTGGCCATGCTGGAAATACTCGCCTCGCAGGCGGCGGTGTCGCTGCAAACCGCCAAGTTCTACACACGCCTGGCCGAAGACAACCAGACCCGCGCCCAGATGGAGGCCGAGTTGCGCCGCTCCCGCGCGGAGTTGGCGCGCACGGCGCACCTGCAGGTGATGAACGAGCTGTCAGCGTCCATCGCCCACGAGATCAGCCAGCCGCTGCTGGGCATCGCCTCCAACGCCGCTGCCAGCCTGCGCTGGCTGAAGCGCGCCAAGCCCGACCTGGAAGAGGCGATTGCCGGCCTGGAAGACATCCGCAACGACAGCGAACGGGCCGCCAACATCGTGCGTGCACTGCGCTCGCTGGCCAAGCAGTCACCGATGCAGCTCAAGGTATTGAAGCTGGACGAACTGATCCGCGAAGTGGTGCGCCTGACCTCGGCCGATGCCGCCAAGGGCACGGTGGATGTGCAGATGCGCTTGCAGGCGGGGGTGAGCGTGATGGCCGACCCGGTGCAGTTGCAGCAGTTGGTGTTCAACCTGATTACCAATGGCCTGGAGGCGCTGGCGGGGTATCGCAGCGATGGGGTGCTGCGGATTGCGTCGGCGGTGGTCGGGGATGGGGTGGAAATCTGCGTGGACGACAACGGGCCGGGGATTGCAACGGATGAGCGCGAGCGAGTGTTCGATGCGTTTCATACCACCAAGATCGGCGGCATGGGGATGGGCTTGGCGATCTGCAACTCGGTGGTGCAGGCCCATGGTGGGCAGTTGCAGGCGCTGGTGTCGGAGTTGGGGGGGTGTCGGATTCGCTTTACGCTGCCTGTGAATCCTTCTTGA